CTGGCCGACGCGCGCCACGCCCGCACGGCGCGCTTGTCGCTGGCCGACTGGATGATCTTCCTGCGCGCCGCCATCACCCGCGCCATCGCGCCCCGGAATGGCGACGATCGCGCGGCGTTGTTGCGCTGCTTGAGCGAACTGCAGCCGCTGGAAGAGCTGGGGCCACCCGACTTGATCGTCGGCTACCGCGTGGCGTGCGAGCTCGCGCGTGCGGCGCTAGCGGGGTTGACCGCCCGCCGGGGACAGTACCTGGCGGACGGCGTGACGGTGTCGTCGTTCCTGCCCATGCGCGCGGTGCCGTTCCGGATCATCTTCATCGCCGGCCTGGGAGAAGGAGATTTTCCGGCCCGTGAACACGTGGCGCCGTTGGATCTGCGTGCCCAGGCCCCGCGGCCCGGCGACGTCAGCGCGCGGGCCCAGGATCAGTATCTTTTTCTGGAGACCCTGCTGTGCGCGCGCGAGCGCCTGTACTGTTCGTACGTCGCGGCCGATCCGCTGACCGGCGAGCCACGCGCGCCGTCGTCGGTGCTGCTGGATCTTCTCGGCACGCTGGAAGGTGGTTATTGGGCGGCGGGCGCGCAAGCAGCGGTCACCCGGCGGCCATCGCTGCGCCGGCACCAGGACGCCGAGGCGCGCGCGGTCTTCCCGGCGGCGGCGCGCGAGGCGACAGCGGCGGCGCTGGCCACTGATCTGCAGACGGCCCTGGCCGGCACCGGACCGCGGCCCGACTGGACCGAGGCGCGCGCGGCCGTGGACCCGGCGGTGTGGCGTGACGTCGGCGCGGCGCTGGGCTGGGTCGGTCCGCCTGAGCCACCAGCAATCGCCGCCGAACCGGCGCGCGCCACTGTGCCCGCGCCGATCACGCTGTCGACGGCACAGCTGCGTCGGTTTCTCGAATGCCCGCTGCAAGGATCAACCAGCGCGCTGTTGCGGCTGACGGAGATCGACGACGGGGTGGACGCCGCCTTTCGCGCCGACGAAGCTTTTGATCCGAACCCGAACAAGGCGGTCCATTTTCTGCGCGAGGTCTTCGCCCAGGCTTTGCGGTCGGGCACCCACGCCGACGACGCCACGCTGGCCCGGCTTTACGACGCCGTCGCCGAGCGGAAGGTTCTGGACGGGACGTTGCCGCTCGGCACCTTCGGCGCGGTGGCGCGGCGCCGGCACCTGCAGCTTCTCATCGATTGGCGCGAAGGTTTGCGGCGCGTGACCGGCGACGCCTTGCCCGCCGCTGACCGGGTCTTTTTCGGTCACGCCGGCGAGCACGAACCGTCGCCCCGGATCCTGCCGGCGGTCGCCCTGGACGTTTCGCTCGGTGATCGAGCGGCGCGCGTCAGCCTCCACGGCCCGTCCGAGCTCTTCGCCGAACGCGACGGCGAGCGGCTGACCTTGCTGCTGCCCAAAGACGATCGACGCGACAGCGGTCGCGACCACCGAGAGTATCTGCGCGCGTTCATCGACCACGTGATGGTCGCCGCCGCCGGCTCGGAACCGCCGCGGCCCACCCGGGCCCTGCTCTGTCGGTCAACCGGCAAGCATCCCCAGCAGGCGATCTTCCCGGCGCTGGCGCCGGCCGAGGCGCGTACGTACCTGGACGCCGTCGTCACGGATCTATTCTCCGGCGTGCACGACTACCTGCTGCCGTTCGAAGCGGTGCTGAGCTGGCACGGGAGAGACCGGCCACGCCCGCCGGTGCCCGACATCGTGGCGATGTTGAAAGACGACAACTGGACCAAGTTCCAATCCGACTTCGGTCCCGTGCGCAACGCCCGGGATTATTTGCCGCCGTCCGACGAACGCGCGCGGGCGATGATCGATCGACGTCTGGGTCTTTTCCTGGACAGCGCTGCTGGAGAAGAGGCCTGATGCCCCGCCCGGACGCGCTTTATCCCAAGCCCGACCAGCTTCGCCACCTGCCACACCCGCGCAGCGCCGTCATCGAAGCCTCCGCCGGCACCGGCAAGACCTATCTGCTGGAACACCTGGTCCTGGATCGTTTGATCGACGGCGACCTGCGCATCGAGAACATCTTGGTCGTCACCTTCACCGACAAGGGCGCCGCCGAGCTCGGCCGCCGGCTGCGCGCCGCCATCGATCGCCTGCTGGCGGTGGCGGCCGGCGCCGCGCCGCCCGACGGCGACGTCAGCGACCCGGAACGCTGCTGGCGTCTGGACGCGGCGGCGGTGCAGCGCCTGCAACGGGCGCGACAGTCGTTCGATCGCGCCACCATCGCCACCATGCACGGCTTCTGTCAGACCGTGCTGACCGAGAATCCCTTCGCCAGTCAGCGCCTGTTCTCGCAGCGCCACGTCGACAGCGCGCAGATCTTCGGCCTGGTCTTTCGCGATGTCCTGCGCCGGCGCCTCACCATCGACGCCGACCTGCTTCCGTACGTGACCGCCTGGCTGGAGAGCGGGCGCAAGGTCGTCGACCTCGAATCGCTGCTGTTCGAGGCGCGGCGGTTCGCCGTCAATTCGCCGTGGGCGGTGGCCTTCGATCCGGCGCACATCGCCGCCGCGGTGGCTGATTTTCTGGCGTTGATGGACGACGGAGGCGCGGCGCGCGCGGCGCTGGCTGCGCAGATCGGAAACCTCACCAAATCCAAATCGGCCGAGACCCGCCTGGACGTGGTGGCGACGATCTGCCGTTCGTTCGCCGCCAGCGGCGATCTGCCGACGCTGCTGCGCGACTTCGACGCCGCAGTCGAGAAGAAAGACTTCATCACCTATCTCGAGACCAAGCTGCCGCCAAAGATCTACAGCGGCGACGCCGAGCGCTTGCGCCGCGCGTTCTTCGCCCTGCTGGAGGCGGTGGTGCCCCTGGGGATCGCGGTGGCCCACCTGTGCCTTCCGCTGGTGAACCAGGCCCTGCACGATCACAAACGGCAGAACGGTCTGTTCGACTTTGACGACATGCTGGCCCTGGTGGCCGAGAGCCTGGACGGCCCGCACGGTGAAGGGCTGATCCGATCGCTGCGCGCTCGTTATCACTGTGCGCTCATCGACGAATTCCAGGACACCGACCCGATCCAGTGGCGCATCTTTCGCCGGCTGTTTCTCGACAGCGAGGAAAAAAATCCCCTGATCATCGTCGGCGATCCCAAGCAGGCCATCTACGGTTTCCGCGGCGCCGACGTCCGTACCTACCTGGCGGCGCGCCAGGCGGTGTCGGGCACCAGCGGGCCAGCGGTGCACCTGATGCGCAACTATCGATCGACGCCGGCGGTGATCGGCGCCTACAACGCCATCCTCGACCAACAGTCGAAGGTGCCGTTCTTCGACGCCGGCGGCGACATTCTTTACGACCGCCCGGTCAGCGCCGCGCGCGAAGGCGCCGCCGGGCCGGCGGTGACGCTGCTGCAGGTGACGCCGACCTTGCCTGGACAGATGCGCGCCCGCGACGTGCGGCGCACCGTCACGCAGCGGATCGCCCGCGAGATCCGCGCGCTGCTGGACGGGCCGGCGCCGCCGCCAGCCGGCGAGATCTTCGTCCTCACCCGCACCGGCGCCGAGGGCGAAGCGGTGGCGGCGGCGCTGCGCGAAACCGGCGTGCCCTTCACCTTCTTCAAACAGGACGGCCTTTATCAGACCAAAGAGGCCAAGCAGGTGCTGGATCTGCTGGCCGCCGTCGACGACCCCGAGAACCGCTCGAAACGACTGCGGGCCTGGTTGACGCCGTTCTTCGGATTGGCCCTGCGCGATCTGCCGGCCTGCGCCGCCGTCGGCCCTGATCATCCGCTGCGGGCCCGGCTGCAAGCCTGGAAGGCGATGGCGGACGAACGACAGTTCGAGGCTTTGTTTCATCGAATTCTCGACGACAGCGGCGTCATCCGGCGCGAGCTGTTCGCCGGCGCCGGCCAGCGCCGCCTGACCAATTACCTGCACATCTTCGATCTGCTGCTGGCGCAGACCGCGAAGGGGCAACGCGGCCTGTCCGATCTGATCATTCAATTCGGCGGCCTGCAGGACAGCACGCGCAAACCCGATCCGGAAGACGGCAACGTGCAACGGCGCGAGAGCGACGCCGACGCCGTGCAGATCATGACCATGCACAAGGCCAAGGGGCTGGAGGCCGAGGTGGTGTTTCTCTACGGCGGCTTTACCGCCTGGAGCGGAGGCTATCGCAAGGTGCGGGCCTTCACCGTCGACGGCCAGCGCGTCGCTCACTATGGGCGGCCGCGACGGACGGCGATCGACGAGCGCATGAAGGCCGAACAGTCGCAGGACGATCAGCGCCTGCTGTACGTGGCGCTGACGCGCGCGCGATCGCGCCTGTACCTGCCGTACTTCGGCAGCTTGCCGGCGGGCGACGAAGAGCTCGAGACGCCCCCTCGGGAGACCGAGACGTGGGACAAGCTGAAGGGCGGCTATCGTCACCTGAACCGCCGCCTGCAGTTGTTGGTAGGCGATGCGGTTTTCAACGATCCGCGGCGAGAGTTCTTCGTCAGCGACGCCGTCCCCTGCCCGCCCGAGCCCAATGACGAAACGACGGCCGCCGCCGCCCGCATCGATCGCGATCGCCGCCGGGCCTGGCAAGCCTGGCGGCCACCGGCCGCGCTGCTGGCCGACGACAGCGAGGCGCGGGCCCGCCCGCTGGCGGCGCTGCGGCGGCGCAAAGGGTTCACCATCACCTCGTACTCGCGCATCAAGCAAGCGCACGGCGGCTTCCAGGCGCCCGAGGATCCACTGGACGATGGCCTCGGCGAAGAGGATGCGTTTGTTGAACCGGCAACGGCGACAGTGACGGCGGCGACCGCACTGACGGCAACGGTGACGGCGCCGTCGGCAGCGACGGTCGACCGCGCTGGCGACGGCGCGGCCGCGTTGCCGGGCGGCGCGCTGTCCGGGATCTTCCTGCACGCGGTGCTGGAAGCGATTCCGCAGGGCAGCCTGGCGGGCCGCCCGTCTTTGCCCGAGTGGATCGCCCTGCCGGCGGTGCGGGAGGTCTTTGCGCGCGCCATGCACCGGTTCGATCGCCAGCCGGAGCACCTGGCCGATGCCCAGCGCCTGGTTTACACCGCATTGACGACGCCGATCGCGCTGTCGCCGCAGCGGCGCATTGACGGCATCGGCCAGGTCGAACGCCTTCTCCGCGAGGTGGAGTTCGTGTATCCCGCGCTGGATCAGCCGGCCGCCTCCAAAGACGACGGCGGCGCCTTCGTCAAAGGGTTCATCGACTTCATCGTCGAGGTCGATGGCCGCGTGTATCTGGGCGATTGGAAAAGCGACTGGCTGCCGACGTGGGAGCCGGCCGCCGTCAGCGCGCATGTCGCCGCCAACTACGAGTTGCAGGCGCGGCTTTACGCCATCGCGCTGGTGAAGATGCTCGGCATCGCGTCGGCGGCGGACTACGCAGCGCGCTTCGGCGGGATGATCTTCGTCTTTCTGCGCGGGCTGCCGGGCGCGGTCCATCTCTGGCGTCCGACCTGGACCGACGTCGTCGGCTGGCGCGCCGAATTGCCCCACACCGTCGGCGCCGCGACGGAGGAGCCGTCGTGAACGACGGACCATTGCCACCGGCGCTGGTGGTCGCTCTGCGCGACGCCGACGTGCCCGACGAGACCGTGTATCTGGCCGGCGAGGCGGCGTCGCCCTCGTGGGCGCCCGCCCTGGACGACGACGATCGACGCGCCTGGGCCTTGCTGGTGGTGGCGTCGCTGGAGGCGCACCGGCGCGGCGACACCCGGCTGCCGTTGCCGTCCGCCAAAACCTCCAGCGCCGCCGAAGGCGAGGCCGGCGAACCCGGCGGGCTTTCGCCGCTGCTGCGGGCGCTGGGCGTGGGCGACGATGATCGGCGGCGCACGCTGGACCTGGCAGCGCGGCTGCTGACGACGCCCGCCCTGGCGCCGATGGTGGGCCAAGCAGGCGCGTACAAGCCGTTCATCGTCGACGACGGCTGCCTTTACCACCAGCGCGTGCTGGCCGTGGAAGAACGCCTGGCCGCGGCGTTGCGCGTCCGGCTGCGCGAAACCGCGTCCGCGCTTTCGGATGCCGACCTGGCCCGCGCATTCGGCGCCGGGCCAGCGGCGGGCACGGCTTTGTCTGACGAGCAGCGGACGGCTGTGCAAGCGGCGCTGCAACGATCGCTGACCGTGATCAGCGGCGGACCCGGCACCGGCAAGACGTCGGTGATCGCCGCGCTGTTGCGGGCGGCAACGGCGCTGGGGCTTTTGCCCGCCGACATCGCGCTTGGCGCGCCCACCGGCAAGGCTGCCCAGCGCATCACCGAATCGCTCGACGCCGGGCAAGCCGGCGCCGGCGCGCCGGCGGCGCAGACGCTGCACCGGTTGCTCGGCTATCAGCCGGCCGACGGCGGCCACTTTCGCCATCATCGAAATTACCCGCTGCCCTACAAGCTGATCGTCGTCGACGAAGGTTCGATGATCGATCTGTTCTTGATGGAGCGCTTGCTGGGCGCGGTGGCCACCGACGCGCGTCTGGTGCTGCTGGGCGACGCCGATCAGCTGCCGTCCGTCGACGCCGGCGCCGTCTTCCGCGATCTCGCGCCGCTGGCCGTGCGGCTCACGCGCAGCTATCGCCTCGATCCCGCCACCCCCGCCGGACGCGCCATCCTGCTTGCCGCCGAGGCCATCCGGGCCGGCCGCAGCGACGACCTGGCGTTGCCGGTCCGGGCGCGCGCCGCCGAGTTGACGTTCACCGGCGTTGAGCAACTGGCTCCGTCCGCCCGGCGAGCACAAGCCACGCTCGAGGAGTTTTTTGATCGCTGGCAGACGCGCGCCCAGGCCAGGCTGCCCGACGGCGCGCCGGATGCGCGCGCGGTGTTCTCGTTCCGCGGCGGCGAGCCCGCACCCGACGACGGCCGCGCGCTGGCCACGCTCTTCGCTCACCAGCACCAACAGCGGATTCTCTGCGTCACCCGCGGCGCTGCCCGCCCGACCGGCGCCGACGCGGTCAACGCGGCCCTCCACCGGCGCGCCGCCCGCGCCGGCGATGGCGCCATCGTCCCCGGCGAGCCGCTGATCATGCTGCACAACGATTACGACCGCGGCCTTTACAACGGCGATCTCGGCCTGTGCGTGCGCGCGTCCGTCGACGGCGCCGCGCCCGCGCTGACCGCCGTCTTCCCGCGCGGTGACGTCTTTGTGGCGCACCCGCTGGCCACGTTGGGCGCCGATCTCTCCTTGGCCCACGCGTTGACCGTCCACCGCGCGCAAGGCTCGGAGGTCGAAGCGATGGCCCTGATCCTCCCCGACGACGATCTGCCGCTTTTGACCCGCGAGCTGGTTTACACCGCCCTCACCCGCGCCCGCTCTTCCGCCGTCATCGTCGGCCGCGCCGCGATTCTGCAGACCGCTCTGGCCCGCCAGCTCCGACGCTCAACCGGCCTCGGCGCCCGCCTGGCGCTGGCCCGACCTAGCGACGATCGACTTCCTTCTTCATGAAGATCGCCCCGTCCGTGACGATCTTCTCGCCCGCCGTCAGCCCGGCCAGGATCCGCACCGTCCCGCTGTTGTCCGGCCCCACCTCGACCTTGCGCGACTTGAAGACATTGCCTTCGGTGGCCACCACCACCACCGATGTCTCGCCGTCGCTGAGCACCGCCTTCGACGGCACGGCGATGAACTTGTGGCCGCCGACGTTCTCGATCAGCACCTTGGCGAACATCTCGGGCTTTAGCCGATGGTCGGCGTTGGCCACCGTGCAGCGGACCTTCACCGTGCGCGAGCTGGCGTCGACCACGTCGCCGATGTGCTTGACCGTGCCGGCGAACTTCTGTCCCGGGTAGGCCGGCACCGAAACGCTGACCGTCGAGCCCGGCTCGATGGCGCTGAGATCCTGTTCGTACACGTCGCCCAGCACCCACACCACGTCCAGGCTGCTGATGGTCAAAAGCGGCATCGCCTGATCGGCGCGTACTTCTTGACCGGCCAGCACGTTGCGCTCGACCACCACCCCGGGGATCTGCGCGCGCAGGGCCACGTTCACCGCCGGCTCGCCCGGGGTCACGCCCAGCGATTTTAGCTGGGCGCTGGCCCGCGCGTAATCGGACTTGGCTTTTCGAAACTCGCCCTCGGTCTGCGCCACTTCCTTGTCCGAGATGGCGCCGTCGCCTTGCAGCTTGTGGGCGCGGTCGATCGCTTTTTGCGCCACGCTGAGATCCGACATCGCCTTCAGGGCGTCGGACTGCAGCTGACCGACCTGCGGCGACGACAGCTCGATCAACGGCTGGCCGGCGCGCACCTTGTCGCCCGGCTTGACCAGGATGCCCACCACGCGCCCGTCGATGGGCGAGGCCACCCGCTGGGTGTGGTCCTCGTCGAAGGTGACCCGGCCGGGCAAGGCGATCTCGCTGCCGCGCGACGATTCCTTGACCACCTCGATCTTGATGAAGTCGAGGCGCGGGCTGCCGGGATCCAGCTTGATGAAGTCCCGCGCGCCCTCCGGGCCGTTGGCGGATTGCTCCGCCGACTCGGGCGCCTCGGCGTTGCCCTTGCTGCATCCGGCGACAATGACGGCGCCCGCGGCCACTGCCAGCCAGGTCGCGCTCACCGCCTGCGCCGGCACCCAGGATGATTTCCTTCCCATCACTTCGTCCTCTCTCCAACCGCGTGGCTGACATCGATCGTGGACTGTCGATAGTCATGCAACGCCCGCAGATACTGTCCGCGAATATCCAGAAAGGTCCGCTGCGCCTCCAGCAGTTCCAGCAAAGAGATAGCGCCCGCCTTGTACGATTTCTCTGCCACCCTCAACGAGCCGTCGGCCCGGTCGATCATGCCACCGCCCTCGAAGACCGCCAGCAGGGCCTGGGCGCGCTGAGCCCGGCGCACCGCCTCGCCGACGTCACGCTGAACCTGCAAACGCAGGCGTTCGGTGTCGTTGTCGGCGCGGACGATGTCGAGGCGAGCGCGGCCGATGTTGGCCTGGTTGCGATCGAACAGCGGCAGCGGCAGCGCCAGGTTGAGGCCCAGCGTGTTCGGGTTGTCGCCCGACACGGTGAAGTCGCTGTGGGTGTAATTGGCGCCCACGCTGATGTCCGGAAAGGCCTCGCGTCGCGCCGACGACAGCGACGCCTCGCCGGCCGCGTGCGCCGCGTGCGCCGCGTGCAGATCCGGCCGGTCGCTCATCGCCGTGGTGACCAGCGCGTCCAGGTTGAAAGTCTGCCGCTTGTCCCACGGCTGCAGCTCGGCCGGCAGCGGCGCCGCCGAACCGAAGCCCATCAACCCGGCCAGGTGCTGGCGCGCGACGTCCAGTTCCAGATCGGCGTCGATGACGGCGTTCTGATAGCGGAGGCCCTCAAGCTCGATCTTGCGCAGCTCGGCCTCGGAGATGTCGCCGGCCCGGAAGCGCGCTTGCGAGATCTTCACCGTCTGGTCGTAACGGGACACCACCTCGTGGGCCAGCGCGCGCTCGGATTGCTCGCGCACGACGTCGGCGAAGGCCGAGCGCACGGCGTAGACGATCTCGCGCAAGGCGTCCTCGACCAGCCAGCGGTGGTGCTCGACGCCGCGATCGGCGGCGGTCACCCGCGCGCTGCGCTTGGCCCAGATGTCGACGATCTCGCTGAGACCCACGTTCTGCACCGGCTGGCTGAAGGCGCCCGGGTGCAGGTTCATGCCTTGAGCGTTGGCATTGCCGAGGACGATGTTGCCAAAGCTGTATTCGAACTGCGGGTTCGGATAGACGCGCGCCGCCACCACGTCCAGCTGGGCAGCGTCGATGTCCAGGCGCGCGGCGATGACGTCGCGGTTCTGCTTCAGCGCCACCGTGACCGCGTCGTCGATGGTCAACGCCTGCTGGGCGCGCGCCGGCGACGCGCCGGCCAGCACCAGGGCCGCGATCATCATTCCCGCCATCTTCGCCGCCATCGTCTACCCGTCCACCCGAGACAGCCGGCGCCGCGAGCGCCGCCCGGCCCCGAACCAGCTGTCGGCCAGCTTGTACAGCGTCGGCAACAACAACATGGTCAGCAGCGTCGAGGTGATGAGGCCGCCGATGATCACGATGGCGAAGGGCCGCTGGGTGTCCGAGCCGATGGCGTGCGACAGGGCCGCCGGCAAAAGACCCAGCGACGCCAGCAGCGCCGTCATCAGCACCGGCCGCAACCGTTGCGACACCGCCTGCAGGATGGCGTCTTCACTTTCCGGGCTGCGCTCGCGCGCTTGTCGGACGTAGGTGATGAGCAAGACGCCGTCCATCACCGACACGCCGAACAAGGTGATGAACCCGACCGCCGCCGAAACCGACAGGACCGTCCCGGTCAGGTACAAGGCGAACACGCCACCCACGGTGGCGAACGGCACCACCAGCAACACCACCACCGCCGGCAGGAAGGCCTGAAACGTCAGGTACAAAAGCGCGAAGATCAACAGGATCGAGATCGGCACGATGATCGACAGGCGCTTCATCGCCCGGCGCTGGTTCTCGAACTCACCGCCCCAGGTCATGTAGTAACCCTCCGGCAGCTTGACCTGCGCGCGCACCGCCTTCTGCGCCTCGTTGACGAACGAGCCCATGTCGCGGCCTTCGATGTTGCACTTGATGGCCAGGAACCTTCCGCCCTGCTCTCGGTTGATTTGCGTCCGTCCGCGATCGACGTGAATGGTGGCCAGCGCGGACAGCGGCAAGCGCGTGGCGCCTTCGGTGCCGTCGACCGGGATGTCCAGGTGGGCCAGCGCGCTGGCGTCGCCTTCGTTCGGCACCGGCAGCTTCACCCGCACGCCGACCTTGCGTTCGCCCTCCCACATCGACGTGGCCAGGCGGCCGCCGAAGCCGATCTCGATGGCGTCCTCGATGTCTTGCACCTGGATGCCATAACGGGCGGCGGCGGAGCGATCGATGTCCGCCACCACGTGCTGGGCGCTGCCGGCGCGGTACACCTCGACGTCGCGCGAGCCGCGCACGGCGGTCAGGATGCGGCGCACGTCTTCCAGGCGCGCCTGCATGAGGTTCAGATCCTCGCCGTAGATCTTCACCACGATCTGGCCGCGGATGCCCGAGATGGATTCTTCGACGCGGTCCTTGATCGGCTGGCTGAAGTTGTAGACCACGCCCGGCCGCTTCTCCAGCGATGCGCGCATCAGGTCGACGATCTGGGCCTTGCTGCGGCCGGTGTGCCAG
Above is a window of Polyangia bacterium DNA encoding:
- a CDS encoding efflux RND transporter periplasmic adaptor subunit, with the protein product MGRKSSWVPAQAVSATWLAVAAGAVIVAGCSKGNAEAPESAEQSANGPEGARDFIKLDPGSPRLDFIKIEVVKESSRGSEIALPGRVTFDEDHTQRVASPIDGRVVGILVKPGDKVRAGQPLIELSSPQVGQLQSDALKAMSDLSVAQKAIDRAHKLQGDGAISDKEVAQTEGEFRKAKSDYARASAQLKSLGVTPGEPAVNVALRAQIPGVVVERNVLAGQEVRADQAMPLLTISSLDVVWVLGDVYEQDLSAIEPGSTVSVSVPAYPGQKFAGTVKHIGDVVDASSRTVKVRCTVANADHRLKPEMFAKVLIENVGGHKFIAVPSKAVLSDGETSVVVVATEGNVFKSRKVEVGPDNSGTVRILAGLTAGEKIVTDGAIFMKKEVDRR
- a CDS encoding UvrD-helicase domain-containing protein, which encodes MPRPDALYPKPDQLRHLPHPRSAVIEASAGTGKTYLLEHLVLDRLIDGDLRIENILVVTFTDKGAAELGRRLRAAIDRLLAVAAGAAPPDGDVSDPERCWRLDAAAVQRLQRARQSFDRATIATMHGFCQTVLTENPFASQRLFSQRHVDSAQIFGLVFRDVLRRRLTIDADLLPYVTAWLESGRKVVDLESLLFEARRFAVNSPWAVAFDPAHIAAAVADFLALMDDGGAARAALAAQIGNLTKSKSAETRLDVVATICRSFAASGDLPTLLRDFDAAVEKKDFITYLETKLPPKIYSGDAERLRRAFFALLEAVVPLGIAVAHLCLPLVNQALHDHKRQNGLFDFDDMLALVAESLDGPHGEGLIRSLRARYHCALIDEFQDTDPIQWRIFRRLFLDSEEKNPLIIVGDPKQAIYGFRGADVRTYLAARQAVSGTSGPAVHLMRNYRSTPAVIGAYNAILDQQSKVPFFDAGGDILYDRPVSAAREGAAGPAVTLLQVTPTLPGQMRARDVRRTVTQRIAREIRALLDGPAPPPAGEIFVLTRTGAEGEAVAAALRETGVPFTFFKQDGLYQTKEAKQVLDLLAAVDDPENRSKRLRAWLTPFFGLALRDLPACAAVGPDHPLRARLQAWKAMADERQFEALFHRILDDSGVIRRELFAGAGQRRLTNYLHIFDLLLAQTAKGQRGLSDLIIQFGGLQDSTRKPDPEDGNVQRRESDADAVQIMTMHKAKGLEAEVVFLYGGFTAWSGGYRKVRAFTVDGQRVAHYGRPRRTAIDERMKAEQSQDDQRLLYVALTRARSRLYLPYFGSLPAGDEELETPPRETETWDKLKGGYRHLNRRLQLLVGDAVFNDPRREFFVSDAVPCPPEPNDETTAAAARIDRDRRRAWQAWRPPAALLADDSEARARPLAALRRRKGFTITSYSRIKQAHGGFQAPEDPLDDGLGEEDAFVEPATATVTAATALTATVTAPSAATVDRAGDGAAALPGGALSGIFLHAVLEAIPQGSLAGRPSLPEWIALPAVREVFARAMHRFDRQPEHLADAQRLVYTALTTPIALSPQRRIDGIGQVERLLREVEFVYPALDQPAASKDDGGAFVKGFIDFIVEVDGRVYLGDWKSDWLPTWEPAAVSAHVAANYELQARLYAIALVKMLGIASAADYAARFGGMIFVFLRGLPGAVHLWRPTWTDVVGWRAELPHTVGAATEEPS
- the recD gene encoding exodeoxyribonuclease V subunit alpha — protein: MNDGPLPPALVVALRDADVPDETVYLAGEAASPSWAPALDDDDRRAWALLVVASLEAHRRGDTRLPLPSAKTSSAAEGEAGEPGGLSPLLRALGVGDDDRRRTLDLAARLLTTPALAPMVGQAGAYKPFIVDDGCLYHQRVLAVEERLAAALRVRLRETASALSDADLARAFGAGPAAGTALSDEQRTAVQAALQRSLTVISGGPGTGKTSVIAALLRAATALGLLPADIALGAPTGKAAQRITESLDAGQAGAGAPAAQTLHRLLGYQPADGGHFRHHRNYPLPYKLIVVDEGSMIDLFLMERLLGAVATDARLVLLGDADQLPSVDAGAVFRDLAPLAVRLTRSYRLDPATPAGRAILLAAEAIRAGRSDDLALPVRARAAELTFTGVEQLAPSARRAQATLEEFFDRWQTRAQARLPDGAPDARAVFSFRGGEPAPDDGRALATLFAHQHQQRILCVTRGAARPTGADAVNAALHRRAARAGDGAIVPGEPLIMLHNDYDRGLYNGDLGLCVRASVDGAAPALTAVFPRGDVFVAHPLATLGADLSLAHALTVHRAQGSEVEAMALILPDDDLPLLTRELVYTALTRARSSAVIVGRAAILQTALARQLRRSTGLGARLALARPSDDRLPSS
- a CDS encoding TolC family protein — its product is MAAKMAGMMIAALVLAGASPARAQQALTIDDAVTVALKQNRDVIAARLDIDAAQLDVVAARVYPNPQFEYSFGNIVLGNANAQGMNLHPGAFSQPVQNVGLSEIVDIWAKRSARVTAADRGVEHHRWLVEDALREIVYAVRSAFADVVREQSERALAHEVVSRYDQTVKISQARFRAGDISEAELRKIELEGLRYQNAVIDADLELDVARQHLAGLMGFGSAAPLPAELQPWDKRQTFNLDALVTTAMSDRPDLHAAHAAHAAGEASLSSARREAFPDISVGANYTHSDFTVSGDNPNTLGLNLALPLPLFDRNQANIGRARLDIVRADNDTERLRLQVQRDVGEAVRRAQRAQALLAVFEGGGMIDRADGSLRVAEKSYKAGAISLLELLEAQRTFLDIRGQYLRALHDYRQSTIDVSHAVGERTK
- a CDS encoding exodeoxyribonuclease V subunit gamma, encoding MIHLCYANRTEALLEALTERLAAARAEPGASLFQPTHLVIPNRNVETYVKLGVARTLGVAANFQTRFLRGFLADVARQSVPGVEVIDRPQLQGELLSLLQDERFIASRDLAPVRDYLAVAGTSTDAVDLRRFQLSAQLAALFDDYAFSRPEMLQAWREGRLAEGPELAMQRWQRELWLGLFGRGGTLPTRTRRDGRPRMTLAALFEEVPATPLRLPPAVHVFGISYVARLYRRIFAALAQSTALSIYTLNPCREFWEDLEIAGRRPRSIERRKFPPRRSPEQLTLGGTGAGDDQAGDDGSDENPLLTLWGRPGRDNIKLLNQLSDCDFESRFQDPAAGAGARDEPPCVLHQLQRDVLDRVPARTGAARLSLRDDSVTILACPDPRRELETVAAEIWRLVGDGGSSAPAFNQIAVLLPGPDAAARLALASAVFREAAGLPHSVADLPLSADSRIAEAIDLLLALPLGPLGRQELLRLAMHPAVAGRFPGLDAHGWLRLCDELGIFHGADRGDHAGTYIDRDVFNWDQGLRRVALGRWLSGRRSGDQRLFSVGDERYLPADLSVDAQNDATRFALLVRTLLADARHARTARLSLADWMIFLRAAITRAIAPRNGDDRAALLRCLSELQPLEELGPPDLIVGYRVACELARAALAGLTARRGQYLADGVTVSSFLPMRAVPFRIIFIAGLGEGDFPAREHVAPLDLRAQAPRPGDVSARAQDQYLFLETLLCARERLYCSYVAADPLTGEPRAPSSVLLDLLGTLEGGYWAAGAQAAVTRRPSLRRHQDAEARAVFPAAAREATAAALATDLQTALAGTGPRPDWTEARAAVDPAVWRDVGAALGWVGPPEPPAIAAEPARATVPAPITLSTAQLRRFLECPLQGSTSALLRLTEIDDGVDAAFRADEAFDPNPNKAVHFLREVFAQALRSGTHADDATLARLYDAVAERKVLDGTLPLGTFGAVARRRHLQLLIDWREGLRRVTGDALPAADRVFFGHAGEHEPSPRILPAVALDVSLGDRAARVSLHGPSELFAERDGERLTLLLPKDDRRDSGRDHREYLRAFIDHVMVAAAGSEPPRPTRALLCRSTGKHPQQAIFPALAPAEARTYLDAVVTDLFSGVHDYLLPFEAVLSWHGRDRPRPPVPDIVAMLKDDNWTKFQSDFGPVRNARDYLPPSDERARAMIDRRLGLFLDSAAGEEA